In the Nitrospirales bacterium LBB_01 genome, one interval contains:
- a CDS encoding efflux RND transporter periplasmic adaptor subunit, with protein MKINANIRLLVLIIISLTSCDKAAMAPKGPPPVPVTVQKAIAKSMPVEITAFGTVEAFNSVSIIPQVPGKILKIHFKEGQYVKKGNLLITIDPEPYKEKLSQAEAVLAKDRANLTYAKEEAQRYSFLLEKGAVSRSEYDKNTSSFKAQEELVKSDEAQVKQARLNLGYCSVRSPIEGKTGGLILKEGSIVEENKTKVVTINQIQPILVRFSVPEKYLNEIKRYSDVGSLKVLSYPPKYENTPLEGKLTFISNAVDQSSGMIELKAEYENKDSFLWPGQFVNVIVYLTIQSNAVVVPSSVVQAGLKGNYAFVVKPDMTAELRTVVVDRVQRDETVITTGIAPGETVVTDGHIKLKNGLTVKINDVPVVAPTVSPAPAKGPQL; from the coding sequence ATGAAAATAAACGCAAATATTAGATTATTAGTCCTAATAATTATCTCACTTACAAGCTGTGACAAGGCGGCAATGGCTCCTAAGGGGCCGCCTCCTGTGCCTGTAACTGTGCAAAAAGCAATTGCTAAATCTATGCCGGTTGAGATTACCGCTTTTGGCACAGTTGAAGCGTTTAATTCCGTATCCATAATTCCGCAAGTTCCCGGTAAAATCCTGAAAATTCATTTCAAAGAAGGGCAATATGTTAAAAAAGGCAACTTGCTTATCACTATTGACCCTGAGCCTTATAAAGAAAAACTCTCACAGGCTGAGGCCGTCCTCGCTAAAGACAGAGCAAATCTAACGTATGCCAAAGAAGAGGCTCAAAGGTATTCATTCCTGCTTGAAAAAGGCGCCGTCTCACGCTCCGAATACGATAAAAACACAAGCAGCTTCAAGGCTCAGGAGGAATTGGTTAAGTCAGATGAGGCACAGGTTAAACAAGCAAGGCTTAATCTTGGCTACTGCTCCGTACGTTCTCCGATAGAGGGTAAAACAGGAGGGCTTATACTGAAAGAAGGCTCTATTGTTGAGGAAAATAAAACCAAAGTTGTAACAATTAACCAAATACAGCCTATATTGGTCAGATTTTCAGTGCCTGAAAAATATCTTAACGAAATCAAACGCTATAGTGATGTCGGCAGCCTCAAAGTCCTCTCATATCCGCCAAAGTATGAAAACACACCGCTTGAAGGGAAGCTCACCTTTATAAGCAACGCGGTTGACCAAAGCTCTGGGATGATTGAGCTTAAGGCCGAGTATGAGAACAAGGACAGTTTTCTGTGGCCCGGGCAGTTTGTTAATGTTATCGTTTACCTAACAATTCAATCCAACGCTGTTGTGGTTCCCTCATCTGTCGTACAAGCAGGGCTAAAGGGTAATTACGCTTTTGTCGTTAAGCCCGATATGACGGCAGAGCTAAGAACTGTGGTTGTTGACAGAGTGCAAAGGGATGAGACAGTTATTACCACAGGCATAGCGCCAGGTGAGACTGTCGTAACAGACGGTCATATAAAGCTTAAAAACGGCTTAACTGTAAAAATTAATGATGTGCCGGTAGTGGCTCCAACAGTGTCCCCTGCTCCTGCCAAAGGCCCTCAACTGTGA
- the cyoE gene encoding protoheme IX farnesyltransferase: MPGYRTIVRDHVILMKPGIVVLVLVTALNGMYMAQRGFPTFLLILPTMLGIGLSAAGSAVLNNFFDKDIDSLMPRTMVRAIPQGRIYPTSALIFGLSLITAAIAIFLLYVNTLSAVLTFISAFIYVIPYTVLMKRRTHLVTHVGSITGALPPVIGYTAVKGHVDVEAFVLFAIMFIWQHPHFWAYALKYKEDYSRAGIPILPISKGIMKTKTSTLIYTIILLPFSVMPYFLAMAGIFYLITSIVLGVIYIAFAVKFYLSEKESDRALFVYSLIYITIIFIVLVMDMIKL, from the coding sequence ATGCCGGGATACAGGACAATAGTCAGAGACCATGTAATTCTTATGAAGCCCGGCATAGTTGTGCTTGTTTTAGTCACAGCACTAAACGGGATGTATATGGCACAGAGGGGGTTCCCTACTTTTCTGCTGATACTGCCCACTATGCTTGGAATAGGGCTTTCGGCTGCCGGTTCTGCGGTTTTAAATAACTTCTTCGATAAAGACATAGACTCTCTAATGCCGCGTACGATGGTTAGAGCAATCCCTCAAGGACGGATTTATCCTACATCGGCGCTTATATTTGGTCTTTCGCTTATAACGGCTGCTATAGCGATTTTTTTGCTTTATGTGAATACTCTTTCTGCGGTGCTCACGTTTATAAGCGCATTTATATACGTTATCCCTTACACGGTGTTAATGAAACGTCGTACTCACCTTGTCACTCATGTAGGGAGCATCACAGGAGCGCTGCCCCCTGTTATTGGCTACACCGCCGTTAAAGGACACGTGGATGTTGAGGCATTTGTGCTGTTTGCCATTATGTTTATTTGGCAGCATCCCCATTTTTGGGCATATGCCCTTAAGTACAAAGAGGATTACTCACGCGCTGGGATTCCTATTTTGCCAATATCAAAGGGTATTATGAAAACCAAAACATCCACCCTTATTTATACCATCATACTGCTGCCCTTTAGTGTGATGCCGTATTTTTTGGCAATGGCCGGCATCTTCTATCTCATCACAAGCATCGTGCTTGGAGTTATATATATAGCGTTTGCTGTTAAATTTTACTTATCAGAAAAAGAAAGCGATAGAGCACTGTTTGTTTACTCGCTTATTTATATAACAATAATATTCATAGTGCTTGTTATGGATATGATTAAGTTATAA
- a CDS encoding murein L,D-transpeptidase → MTLRKIKYSLFYVAVAAAFLCGNLYAETAKQKSHIDSLSGNVFTDNNNNFNVILVDKDTGTLYSVTVKDTVPYIVQDYKVITGENNGSKVREGDLKTPEGFYFITKYIPPDKLDRKVFGDGALTLNYPNIVDRNMGRTGHGIWIHGMGEERNDNKTKGCVALQNKDFEQLKTFLLLGTPVIISEHLHFLNKDEYMKKKKKYMDIFKKFITSWEKGDYEGFASFFDTKFKGEASGGTAQQYLAEKKKLMKIYPNRKVVTSDLNIFTENSSAIMYKFNQLYCADNVLSYGTKLLYLTGGGERGDEYKVVAEEFNKMDVDTIVSKHVSHIVSKWRAAWAAKDIEKYISHYSSVFSSDGMNIKQWKAHKKSLFKASRSLKVHVKDVRFKILSGRRIEVTFIQEYASDTVSDTGIKTLVLQGCPGDYKIIAESWRHI, encoded by the coding sequence TTGACACTCCGAAAAATAAAGTATTCATTGTTCTATGTTGCAGTGGCGGCAGCGTTTCTTTGCGGTAATTTATATGCCGAGACGGCTAAGCAGAAATCGCATATAGACTCCCTGTCAGGAAATGTTTTTACCGATAACAATAATAATTTTAACGTGATACTTGTGGATAAAGACACAGGCACTCTTTATTCGGTAACAGTTAAAGATACAGTTCCGTACATTGTACAAGACTACAAGGTAATAACAGGTGAAAACAATGGCTCAAAGGTAAGAGAGGGGGATTTGAAAACCCCTGAGGGGTTCTATTTCATAACAAAGTATATTCCGCCTGATAAGCTGGATCGCAAAGTGTTTGGTGACGGAGCGTTAACGCTGAACTATCCCAACATAGTCGATAGAAACATGGGACGCACAGGGCATGGCATCTGGATACACGGCATGGGTGAGGAGAGAAATGACAACAAGACTAAAGGCTGTGTAGCACTTCAAAACAAGGATTTCGAGCAGTTGAAAACCTTTCTGCTGCTGGGCACTCCGGTAATTATCTCCGAACATCTTCATTTCCTTAATAAAGATGAGTACATGAAAAAGAAAAAGAAATACATGGATATATTCAAAAAGTTTATAACCAGTTGGGAAAAGGGCGACTATGAGGGGTTTGCGAGCTTTTTTGATACAAAGTTTAAAGGAGAAGCAAGCGGCGGCACTGCCCAACAGTATTTAGCTGAAAAAAAGAAGCTTATGAAGATATACCCTAACAGGAAAGTGGTAACCTCCGATTTAAACATTTTTACAGAGAATTCAAGCGCTATAATGTATAAGTTTAATCAGCTCTATTGTGCAGATAATGTGCTTTCATACGGCACAAAGCTTCTGTATCTGACAGGCGGAGGTGAGCGCGGTGATGAGTATAAGGTGGTAGCTGAGGAATTCAATAAAATGGATGTTGATACGATTGTTTCAAAACATGTATCCCATATTGTATCCAAATGGAGAGCGGCATGGGCTGCAAAAGATATAGAAAAGTATATAAGCCATTACTCATCAGTCTTTTCATCGGACGGTATGAATATAAAACAGTGGAAAGCTCACAAGAAGAGCTTGTTTAAGGCTTCAAGAAGTTTAAAGGTACACGTAAAGGATGTAAGGTTCAAAATTCTTTCTGGAAGGCGTATAGAAGTGACTTTCATACAGGAGTATGCCTCTGACACGGTTTCAGACACGGGTATTAAAACGTTGGTGTTGCAGGGCTGCCCCGGCGACTATAAGATAATAGCTGAAAGCTGGAGACACATATAA
- the cobD gene encoding cobalamin biosynthesis protein CobD, which translates to MNLTHLTGIPLQLLTAVVVDLLIGDPRWIPHPIRAIGFLIDRSEKTLRKFTKSNHAEFFYGAVMVIFVVLITFGIFYLISYYMNIFLGNIFIAGGRFALSDIVIGVIGSFSLAYKGLRDSVCLILQQLKAEDTVGARKALSLIVGRDTERLESEGIVRAAIESLSENLSDGVIAPMFYFAIGGLPLAFAYKAINTIDSMVGYKNDRYQHFGKFGAKLDDAANYIPARLTAFFIIFGTVALKFLIMVLYPLICIIDGDTESRAAKLRRLSVRKSMMILLRDGDKHTSPNAGRPEAAIAGALSIALGGTSTYGGMMVEKPVIGNAKKTADLTKIDDAISVSFFAAIIGFVTLVTLSIYVRGFLF; encoded by the coding sequence ATGAACTTAACACATCTTACAGGCATACCGCTTCAACTTCTGACAGCAGTTGTCGTTGATTTGCTGATTGGCGACCCGCGCTGGATTCCGCATCCGATACGAGCGATAGGTTTTCTAATTGACCGCTCAGAGAAAACTCTCCGTAAATTCACAAAATCAAATCACGCTGAGTTTTTTTATGGAGCAGTTATGGTTATATTTGTTGTTTTAATAACTTTCGGGATTTTTTATTTAATCTCCTACTACATGAATATTTTTTTGGGTAATATCTTTATAGCCGGCGGCAGATTTGCACTTTCAGATATAGTTATCGGAGTTATCGGTTCATTTTCATTGGCATACAAAGGGCTTAGAGATTCTGTATGCCTGATATTGCAGCAGTTAAAGGCAGAAGATACAGTGGGAGCGCGAAAGGCCTTGAGCTTAATAGTGGGGCGCGATACTGAACGGCTAGAGTCTGAGGGGATAGTGAGAGCTGCAATAGAAAGCCTTTCGGAAAATCTCTCTGACGGTGTGATTGCCCCGATGTTTTATTTTGCAATCGGCGGACTGCCTTTAGCGTTTGCCTATAAGGCGATAAACACAATTGACTCTATGGTTGGATATAAAAATGACAGGTATCAACATTTTGGAAAATTTGGGGCAAAACTGGATGATGCGGCAAATTATATTCCTGCCCGATTGACTGCCTTTTTTATAATTTTTGGCACTGTTGCATTAAAGTTCTTAATTATGGTACTGTATCCGCTAATTTGTATAATTGATGGGGATACAGAGAGCCGGGCGGCTAAACTGCGGCGGCTGTCAGTTCGTAAGAGTATGATGATATTGCTAAGAGACGGAGATAAGCACACAAGCCCAAATGCTGGGAGGCCGGAGGCTGCGATAGCAGGTGCGCTTTCAATTGCCCTTGGGGGTACCTCCACCTACGGAGGCATGATGGTTGAGAAACCTGTCATTGGAAATGCTAAGAAGACGGCTGATTTGACAAAAATAGACGATGCAATAAGTGTTTCTTTTTTTGCGGCAATAATCGGTTTTGTCACGTTGGTAACATTATCAATTTATGTAAGGGGATTTTTATTTTGA
- a CDS encoding flagellin FliC (structural flagella protein) gives MAFVINTNIMSINAQNNLRKTQNPLSSAMQRLSSGLRVNSAADDAAGLAIATSMDSQTRGLTVGVRNANDGLSMVQTAEGAMNEITNNLQRIRELGVQAMSGQYGVTDVAYMQKEVNSLVEEIGRISEQTKFNGTRLLAGGFDKSIGTSYAASDAMVRVTVTSLNTDALGGKTFMNSPDGLKDGVKMFLKDIHTISSTNPSTQTFSTGNFTYAAAPPATYQDGIGAPPNWTYTQPTTATSPFAVMATGHIQYSGFAAFMINQTDLSSGVTSLVNNASNAIAVIDEALNTVSSAKADMGAKSNQFEAAINNISNVIQTTQASRSRIMDADFASETANLTKSMILQQAGISVLSQANSAPQNVLALLR, from the coding sequence CGTGTAAACTCGGCAGCAGACGACGCAGCAGGACTTGCAATTGCAACATCAATGGATTCTCAAACAAGAGGTTTGACAGTTGGTGTAAGAAACGCAAACGACGGTCTTTCGATGGTTCAAACGGCTGAGGGTGCAATGAATGAGATAACCAATAACCTTCAGAGAATCCGTGAGCTTGGCGTGCAGGCAATGAGCGGTCAGTATGGTGTAACCGATGTTGCTTACATGCAAAAAGAGGTGAACTCACTCGTAGAGGAAATAGGGCGAATTTCTGAGCAAACCAAGTTTAACGGGACACGACTGCTTGCCGGTGGTTTTGACAAAAGTATCGGCACAAGCTATGCAGCAAGCGATGCAATGGTAAGGGTAACTGTTACCTCACTGAACACAGACGCCTTAGGCGGCAAAACATTTATGAACAGCCCCGATGGCCTCAAAGATGGTGTAAAGATGTTTTTAAAAGACATTCACACCATTAGTTCAACTAACCCATCCACTCAGACATTCAGCACAGGTAATTTTACCTATGCAGCAGCTCCACCTGCCACTTATCAAGATGGGATAGGAGCGCCGCCAAACTGGACTTACACTCAACCTACAACAGCAACTTCACCGTTTGCTGTAATGGCAACTGGTCATATCCAGTACAGTGGATTTGCAGCGTTTATGATAAATCAAACCGATCTTAGTAGCGGCGTCACCAGTCTTGTAAATAACGCTTCAAACGCTATCGCCGTTATTGATGAGGCTCTGAACACTGTAAGTTCTGCAAAGGCAGACATGGGAGCTAAGTCAAATCAATTTGAAGCTGCCATTAACAACATAAGCAACGTAATACAGACAACACAAGCTTCAAGGTCAAGAATAATGGATGCCGATTTTGCTTCTGAAACGGCTAACCTTACGAAGTCCATGATTTTGCAACAGGCCGGCATATCTGTTCTGTCGCAGGCCAATTCGGCCCCGCAGAACGTGCTTGCACTGTTGAGGTAA